ATGATATTTGCCGCTTTCTTCTTTGATGAAGTCAACCAATGCTTTCAGGTGTTCTGGGTTGACATCAGGAAGAATGCCGTGTCCTAAGTTGAATACATGGCCAGATTTTTCGGTGTGTTGGCCGAATTTTGCCAAAATTTTTCCAGCTTCTTCACGAATGCGCTCAGGTGAGGCGTAAAGAACGGTTGGATCAAGGTTACCTTGAAGTGCAACGCGATCGTTCAATTCCTGACGAGCGCGAGCAATATCGATGTTCCAGCTAAGGCCGAGTGCATCACAGCCGGTGTCGGCAAGGTCTGTCAAAATGGTGTTGGCGTCTTTGGCGAACACAATCACCGGAATATCAGGATGCTTTGATTTAACCGCTTCCACGGATTGCTTGATATATGGCAATGCAAAAGTTTTATAATCGTCTTCGCTCAGTGCGCTTGCCCAAGAGTCAAAAATCTGAACCGCATTCACACCAACTTCAATTTGAAGCAAGAGGAAATCGGTAATCACTTGTGAAATTTTGCCTAAAAGCTTATGGGCTTGATCGGGATGGTTGTAGATCAATTCCTTCGCGAAACGATAATTTTTCGATCCACCACCTTCAACGGCATAAGTGAAAAGCGTCCAAGCGGCGCCAGCAAAACCGATAAGCGGCACGCGGTCATCAAGTTGCTTTTTGGTTAAGCGAATGGCATCGGCAACATAACCCAGCTTATCGGCCACGTCTGGAACGACAAGGCGATCAATATCGGCAGCCGAGCGGATGGGTTCGTACAAACGAGGGCCTTTGGACTCAATAATTTCAAGCCCCATTCCCATTGCTTCCGGAATGACGAGAATATCGGAGAAAATAATCGCAGCGTCTAATCCAATAATATCAATTGGTTGAACGGTTACCTCAGCAGCGAGTTCTGGCGTTTTGCATAGCGTCACAAAATCGGCTTTACTTCTGACTTCGCGATATTCCGGCAAATAGCGGCCAGCTTGACGCATCACCCAAATTGGGGTACGTTCGCAAGGCTCACGACGTAAAGCACGTAAAAAAAGATCGTTTTTGAGCATTAGAGCACCTTTACAAGTTTTTGAATAAAAAAGTTTTAACCCATCACATGAACTAAAGAGCGCGTAAAATAAGGAAAGACATCGTTTTTTTGAACATCTTTGTGCGTTACTTTTTACAAAGAAAAAACATCAATCGCTTGCTAATTTTTCAACTGGAGACGCTTTGCGCATTTCAAGTAGCGCAAGCAATTCTTTCCAATTTAAAGAAACATTTCTATGATCGTCGTTTTCGGCAATGAAGCAAAACGCACATTGCCAAAACATGCCGTCGTGATTTGAATGATAAAGAAGTGCCTCCCACCATCCGCTAAGTTCCCAAAATGAAATGGAAAAGAGCATGGCTGCACAAAATCAGCTGGGGCTCAAGATAAACCGGAATCGTATAGAGGGGGATTTTTTTCTGAATTATAGATCAAGCAAAATTTTGCAAATTTTATCTTCTACACGCTTCAACGTTCGCTTCCGATAGCTATTTCCGATAATGGAAAAGTAAATGTCCATGCCACTGCGGCTTTTTAAGTAACCGGAAAGCGAAGTAATGCCGCTAATCGAGCCTGTTTTTGCGCGAATATTGGTCGCCAATTCGTGATGAATCCGGCTAACCAGCGTGCCATCTACCGTTGGAATGGACAGCGATTCATAGTAATCCGAAAAGTATTTGCTGCGCCGCTTCATGTATTTCATGACTTCAACCAGCAAATTTGGCGTGACTTGGTTATCGTGAGAGAGGCCAGAGCCATCGACAATGTGAAATTCGTCGCGCGATGCGCCAACATTGTATAGCAGAAAATCATTTACCACTTCAATGCCTTTTTCAATCGATGCTTCCCCGCGATATTCACCGCCGAGTGTTCGCAGCAATTGGTCTGCGTAGAAATTATCGGAAGTTTTA
Above is a window of Chloroherpeton thalassium ATCC 35110 DNA encoding:
- the hemE gene encoding uroporphyrinogen decarboxylase, with amino-acid sequence MLKNDLFLRALRREPCERTPIWVMRQAGRYLPEYREVRSKADFVTLCKTPELAAEVTVQPIDIIGLDAAIIFSDILVIPEAMGMGLEIIESKGPRLYEPIRSAADIDRLVVPDVADKLGYVADAIRLTKKQLDDRVPLIGFAGAAWTLFTYAVEGGGSKNYRFAKELIYNHPDQAHKLLGKISQVITDFLLLQIEVGVNAVQIFDSWASALSEDDYKTFALPYIKQSVEAVKSKHPDIPVIVFAKDANTILTDLADTGCDALGLSWNIDIARARQELNDRVALQGNLDPTVLYASPERIREEAGKILAKFGQHTEKSGHVFNLGHGILPDVNPEHLKALVDFIKEESGKYHQA